In Flavobacteriales bacterium, the genomic stretch AGCAGGTCGCTTTCCTCGTATTTCTTGAGGCCCAGACCATAGAGCCGATTGAAGAGGAACTGTACATAATAGGTGTGACATCTTGCCCATGTCAATCCACGGTCGATCACCTCGGGAGCTATCTCTCTCTCCGCAGATTGGAAATGCCCTCTGATGAAATCGTTGTAGACCCTTTGATCGATGTAGTCCAAGTGGATAGGCTCTGTAGACTGATAGAATGGTCGTTTATGATCGGAGAACAGCATGGCCATCATCCGCTGGTCACTTCCGGAAAAAATGAACCGGATATTCTTACTCTGCTGTATGTATTCCCTGAGCAAGGCATCGGTCCTTCCATCACTGAACTCCATTACTTGCTGGAATTCATCTATAGCGATGATGACCACTTTTTTCTGTTGATCCAGAAATTGGAACAACTCCCGCATGGTCACATCCCGGGATGGAGTGGGCCTGACAGACACTCCGAAACGAGGTAGGCCAGTGACCTCATCAAAACCCACATTGAGATCTATAGAACGCATGGTCTCCAAGATCCTCTTCATAAGCCCCGGACCAGGCCTTCCGATCTGATTGACCACCTCCTCGACCAATTTCTGGATGAACTCCTCTTCACTGCGTATTCGATAGATATCGAGATATACCGTGACATACTTCCGCTGATTCTTGAAGAAGTGATGCAGAAGTGCGGACTTACCCAACTTGCGCAAGGAGATCAATCGCACATTGCGCTGATTGGCCATCGCCTTTCGCAATCGCT encodes the following:
- a CDS encoding ATP-binding protein; the encoded protein is MQDDFNPFPIYNYVSKEYFCDREDDLKRLRKAMANQRNVRLISLRKLGKSALLHHFFKNQRKYVTVYLDIYRIRSEEEFIQKLVEEVVNQIGRPGPGLMKRILETMRSIDLNVGFDEVTGLPRFGVSVRPTPSRDVTMRELFQFLDQQKKVVIIAIDEFQQVMEFSDGRTDALLREYIQQSKNIRFIFSGSDQRMMAMLFSDHKRPFYQSTEPIHLDYIDQRVYNDFIRGHFQSAEREIAPEVIDRGLTWARCHTYYVQFLFNRLYGLGLKKYEESDLLQVRNSILREHGSEFKALTKLLSPHQAKLLLAIAKAGNVDVPTRSSFIREHGLSAVSTVRQALGVLEDKELIHRNESGYMVTNVFLSRWLESDI